The Manihot esculenta cultivar AM560-2 chromosome 17, M.esculenta_v8, whole genome shotgun sequence genome contains the following window.
TATTAATGGCATAGAAAATTAATAgtagaaaaaaaattctactGTGGTTGAGTTATTTGTTAGCATGATCAAAGATCTGAAGAATATTAGCTGACATGGTGCACTTACTAATTTTCCATGAATGCCAAATAAGGATTTCAGATTCCATGATAATATTCCCAAGTGagagaaaaattatttcattattcGATCTTGATTTGGCTatccaaattaataaatttgtcaTATATTGGTGGTTGATGAAACTCATTGGCATTCTGCTCACTGATTCTGTAGGGATATCTCAAGCAACTCTCTTAGTGGGTCAATCCCATCATCTATTGGGAAGTTAAACAAACTCATTACTTTGTAAGTATCTTTGTTTACTTCTTGTGagtttttctaataaaaaaaattggcaTTATCAAGTGTTACTTCAAATCTGATGTTTATTAATATGATCTTGGTGCATTTCGGAAGCAATGTATCAAACAATTTTCTTGTTGGACCAATTCCATCTGATGGTGTGCTCAGCAACTTTACAGGAAGCTCGTAAGTCCAACCTTTCATGTTTAATGAATTCTTGGTTGTTTAGTTTGTGGTGATCTAATAACCTTGAGGTGCATTATATAAGCAGTACACTTTGTTGAGATTTTAGCTTTGCTATTGTAGTAATTTTACCCCATAACATAAGTAAAAAAGAGATCCTTTGCTAATAAATGTAAACTTTTATAGTTTTGCTGGGAATCGTGGTTTGTGCGGGACGCAGATCAATATGAATTGCAAAGATGAAAGTGGACCTTCAACTCCACAATCTCCTCCATCAGGTGAATTTGCAAGCATGATAATcttcaaaaaatatatgtaGTTCACATAGGCAGCTCAATTTGCCAGGTTATAATTTCCACAGATCTGGATATTTGCATCATCCACTTTTAGAATGCTGAATGAAAACATAGGCATACAAGTATAAAATGGCTCTTGACATGAACTTAACTATGTGGAGCTAAAGTCTGACTCTTTGGAGTTTCTGAAGTCtccttaaaacataaaaatttgcaTCTCAGAAAGAATATTGCGCATGTTACCTAGTCTTTTACACATTATCTTAGCGGTTTAGATTAATAAAAATTGCAAAATTTTTAGCTCAAGATCAAGGTGGAAAGAAGAAATACTCAGGAGTGTTTATTAGTGCTTCTGCAACAATTGGTGCCCTCCTTCTGGTGGCACTTATGTGTTTCTGGGGTTGCTTTCTTTATAAGAAGTTCGGTAAAAGTGAAAGTGATGGCATTGCGATGGATGTCAGTGGAGGTACTATTCTTAACTACTGGAAATATCTTTGtgatctctctctctgtctttcTCCCACATTTACATGTATGCATTTTAAGTTCCTAAAACTCAaccatttcaatttttttaatcttgttGCTTCAGGTGCTTCGATTGTAATGTTTCATGGGGACTTGCCATACTCATCAAAGGACATAATTAGGAAATTAGAAAACTTAAATGAGGAGCATATCATAGGCTGTGGGGGCTTTGGAACAGTGTACAAGCTTGCTATGGATGATGGCAATGAATTTGCCTTGAAAAGAATTTTAAAGATGAATGAGGGCTTTGATCGATTCTTTGAGAGGGAGCTTGAGATTCTGGGAAGCATAAAACATCGGTACTTGGTGAACTTGCGAGGTTATTGCAATTCTCCTACCTCAAAATTGTTAATATATGATTTCCTCGCTGGTGGTAGTCTTGATGAAGCGCTGCATGGTAAGTATTGGAATTCATGAACTGCATTTATGTGCCTTTTATCTGTTCCTATGCTCATAAGTATGTTAGCTCTCTTAACTTGACATAACCTTGACTGGATCTGGCAAAGGGGTATGTGGTAATTATTATGACAATTAGAAGAGTGATGTTATCTTGGGAGACAAGATCAGAATCCTGCTTGATgctttatgaatttttatttgatttactcTTTTCTGTTACATTTTCttatattgaaatttaattcatttgcaTGATGCTTAGATTATTTCATGTAATTATGATTTATGAACTCTCATGCCCTGGGGTTATCATGTCTCTTCCTATGGCTGCTGTTGTCTCTGGAAAGAGCATAGCTTAGTGATTCACCAACAAAATTGTAGAATTTCAACTGTTTGTGTTTCTGTGTTGCTTCCTTGTTCACAAACTGTAGAAGTTCTCTTAGGATTTGATGTTGGTGACCTTTTTCAATTAGGATTTTATGCTCTATATTGGTCTGTAACACTCATTTTACAGGCATATTTCATCTGTTAATGCGACAGCTTGCTGCTAATAATTTTTCCTAGTTGTGTAACTAGAAAATCAGACCTTCTGTTGATCTCTGATACCTTTCTTCTCTccttttcatttttcttctgTTAAATCTACAACCAAATTTAGGATTAGGATTACTATCTACTCGGTTACTGTTCCTTTGACATTTGTGCTGATCAGCATCTCTATCCATCTTgattggaaaagaaaaagaaatggcATTACTGAAATTCTTAGGCACATTCTGTCCTTGGCATTGGCTAATGTGTGACAGCTTCCATGCAGTGTTGCACCTTCGACGTTGTGTGGCTCTCGAATAAGGGCTTGTGACAGCCTACTCATGGAAATACTGCCAGGGCAATTTTTAGCTAAATAGCTTTAGCATTATTTGCATTGGCTGTTCTCTGCTCTTATGGTTTGTTTCTACATTGAGCCCTATAAACTATGAAACAAACCAGATGTTTAATGATTTGATTTGTTCGGTCATCCTCATCCCATTTGATGCTTTGCCATTTATTTGATTCCATGTGCTCAGATGATAATGATGTGATTGTGATATGAGTCCTCGGGTTTGCTGTTGCTAGTATAATTTTTGTTGTGGAGCATGAAAGAGTATTATTGCCTTGTGACACTTATGACTTACGGTGATCAAGATCTCAGTAgattggaaaaaaaaagttgGAAATATTGAAATTCTTGGGAACGGTCTGCCCTAGGCATTGTCTGATTGATTGAAGGTGTGGATTAGGTTTGAAGTAGCTTTTAGGTTTTTGTCTTGGCTATAACTTTTCCCTTTGACTTGGACAATTTGCCCCATCTTTAAATTTGCTTAATaaaaaaatggggaaaaaaaagTGGGATGAACCTTTGTGAGGCGTTTTGCAGAAAGATCTGATCAACTGGACTGGGATGCACGTCTGAACATCATTATGGGAGCAGCAAAAGGACTGGCCTACCTGCATCATGATTGTTCCCCTAGGATCATACACCGTGATATAAAGTCAAGCAATATTTTGCTTGATGCCAATTTAGAGGCTCGTGTATCTGACTTTGGACTTGCCAAATTGTTAGAGGATGAAGAGTCACACATTACAACCATTGTTGCAGGAACATTTGGTTATCTAGCTCCTGGTAAGTGAGTTTTTTACTATTGAAGTATTTTGTTCTTACTTGATCCAAATTCTTGGgatgaacttttttttttattttttattttgttgttaACAGTGAACTCATAAAAATTTGGTTTTGGTAATAAATTTGGTAATTGATATATATCTCATAATTCTTTGGAAGGCATAATACTTTCATGAGCTGTTCCTAATGCTATTACGCTTGACAGTTGAACAGTGATTAAAAGGTTCAATGTAAAGATGAAGAATTCCTCTCTATCTGCTAATCTCTTTAGCCTATGCCCTATAACCTACGCGGATAACAAGGGGTCTGATTGTTCTTGTGCTGGCCAATTGTGTTATGCCAATTTGAAATACTATACATTTATTTCATGTAAACCTTCAAACATAATACATTCCGAGTTTGTTACACTTCATTTGCAGAGTACATGCAAAGTGGTAGAGCAACTGAAAAGACAGATGTTTATAGTTTTGGGGTCTTGGTTCTTGAAGTATTAAGTGGAAAGCGACCCACAGATGCATCATTCATTGAGAAGGGCCTTAACATTGTTGGTTGGGT
Protein-coding sequences here:
- the LOC110605008 gene encoding LRR receptor-like serine/threonine-protein kinase FEI 2, encoding MAVYLRRCQGPWLFHILLFYILLNKSRAINSDGEALLNFRNAIVSSDGILPLWRPEDPDPCNWRGVTCDQKTKRVIYLSLKNHKLSGPMSPDIGKLEHLKILALYNNNFYGTIPSELGNCTELQGIYLQGNYLSGLIPGELGNLSELQYLDISSNSLSGSIPSSIGKLNKLITFNVSNNFLVGPIPSDGVLSNFTGSSFAGNRGLCGTQINMNCKDESGPSTPQSPPSAQDQGGKKKYSGVFISASATIGALLLVALMCFWGCFLYKKFGKSESDGIAMDVSGGASIVMFHGDLPYSSKDIIRKLENLNEEHIIGCGGFGTVYKLAMDDGNEFALKRILKMNEGFDRFFERELEILGSIKHRYLVNLRGYCNSPTSKLLIYDFLAGGSLDEALHERSDQLDWDARLNIIMGAAKGLAYLHHDCSPRIIHRDIKSSNILLDANLEARVSDFGLAKLLEDEESHITTIVAGTFGYLAPEYMQSGRATEKTDVYSFGVLVLEVLSGKRPTDASFIEKGLNIVGWLNFLVTENRQRDIVDPNCEGVQIESLDALLSIATQCVSSSPEERPTMHRVVQLLESEVMTPCPSDFYDSSGDNDTC